Genomic segment of Chrysiogenia bacterium:
ATCTTGCCGAGCGATGCCTGTTCTTCGGGGGTAAGCGCGTCGAGCAGGTGGCGGAAGAAGACAAGAGGGGAATCGGGCAGGGCCTGGCCGATGTCGTCGGCCTTGTCGGTGAGCCGCAGCTTGACCGAGCGACGGTCGGCGCTGCTCTGGACGCGGCGAACGAGGCCGTCTCGCTCCATGCGGTCGATGAGACTGCTCACGGTGCTCTGATTGAGGTGCAGGCGCTTGGCGAGCTGGGTGATGTTGATGTCGCCGGCCTGCCGAAGGGCCTGGATCGCCGTGAACTGGAGCATGGTGACGCCGTGCACCTGCGTGACGGCCGCCTGGCGCTTGCGCACGCGCGCAATCAGTCCGACCAGCCGTTCGACAACGTCATCAAGAGGATCGTTCTTGCTCTTCTTCGGGCTCACTCGCTCACCTCGCCCCTCGCCCTCCCGTTGACCTTCTTGAATATAGCCGATTGGCCTGGCCGTGCCGACCCTAGAGATTCGGCATCACTTCCTTTGCGTAGAGCTCCATGGAGCGCCGCACCTGCTCGGTGGGAATGGCGCCGATGTTGAAACCGCCGATGAAGTAGTTTCCGCCGGACTTCACGAAGGGTTTGAGTTCCTTGATGATCGTCTCGGGAGAGCCGCAGATGAAGGCCCCGATGTCCTCGCCCGAGAGGCGCGCCATCTTGTCCTCCCCCTCGGCCAGCTGGATGCTCTTGAGTAGCCCCTCCACGAGGCGCTCACCCGACTGCATGAAGGCGCCGATGGTCTTCACGAATGCCGGCTGCCCCACGGCACGGGCCTCCTCATCAGTCTCGGCCACGTAGAGCCACTTGAAGAACGGCACGGTGCTGCTCTCGGGCTTGATGCCGCTGTCATGGATGATTCCCAGCACTTTCTGGAAGGCCTTGAGCGAAAAACCCGCGGTCGCCATCACGGTGTGGCGATGCTTGATCGTCCACTCGATGGTCGAGGGGTTGGCCGTCGTCACCCAGATGTCGGGATGCGGCTGCTGGAGCGGCTTTGGAACGACCTGCACGTCCTTGTACTGATAGTACTTACCCTCATGGGAGAACTTCTCGCCGGTCCAGGCCTTCTGCACAATGTCGCAGATCTCGCGCAGCCGCTCGCGGTTTTCCTCGATGTCGAAGTTGAGTTTCTCGAACTCGTACTTTCGGTAACCCGCCCCACAACTGAAGGAGAAACGCCCTCCCGATAGGATGTCCAGCATGGCACAGTCCTCGGCCAGGCGCAGCGGCTCGGCCAGTGGCGAGACGATGCACTGGGGCGCCAGCTTGATGCGGCTCGTTCGGGCTGCCACGTAGGCCAGAAAGATTTCCGTGCGCGGCATGATGCCGTAGTGCTTTGAGAAGTGGTGTTCGGCCGGGTGGATCCCCTCGAAGCCCAGCTCTTCGGCGAGGACGCATTCCTCGACCGCCTCGCGGTAAAGCTGGTCCACTTCCTTTTTGTTGAGTGTTTCAAACAGGTGAAAGATCCCTGATTTGAGCATTTGATTACCCCTCCTGATTCCCCGCTCGCTCAGGCGAGCTCCATGTAGACGTTTTTGACCTGCGTGAATTCCTCGAGGACGTTGTGCCCGCCCTCGCGTCCGATTCCCGATTGCTTGTAGCCCCCGAAGGGCGCGGCATTGGGGATGGTTCCCCAGCCATTGACCCACACGATGCCGGCCTCCAGCGCGCGGGCAACCTTGTGAG
This window contains:
- a CDS encoding LLM class flavin-dependent oxidoreductase, translating into MLKSGIFHLFETLNKKEVDQLYREAVEECVLAEELGFEGIHPAEHHFSKHYGIMPRTEIFLAYVAARTSRIKLAPQCIVSPLAEPLRLAEDCAMLDILSGGRFSFSCGAGYRKYEFEKLNFDIEENRERLREICDIVQKAWTGEKFSHEGKYYQYKDVQVVPKPLQQPHPDIWVTTANPSTIEWTIKHRHTVMATAGFSLKAFQKVLGIIHDSGIKPESSTVPFFKWLYVAETDEEARAVGQPAFVKTIGAFMQSGERLVEGLLKSIQLAEGEDKMARLSGEDIGAFICGSPETIIKELKPFVKSGGNYFIGGFNIGAIPTEQVRRSMELYAKEVMPNL
- a CDS encoding MarR family transcriptional regulator, encoding MSPKKSKNDPLDDVVERLVGLIARVRKRQAAVTQVHGVTMLQFTAIQALRQAGDINITQLAKRLHLNQSTVSSLIDRMERDGLVRRVQSSADRRSVKLRLTDKADDIGQALPDSPLVFFRHLLDALTPEEQASLGKILVKIESRFETELSRIDSLFPLASKEREAG